From the genome of Vibrio navarrensis, one region includes:
- a CDS encoding DUF1289 domain-containing protein produces MVNVNETESEDPKSPCNRHCSLDENDICLGCFRTLNDILKWQSSTTAERIEILSLCQKRKEHYSR; encoded by the coding sequence ATGGTTAACGTAAATGAAACCGAAAGTGAAGATCCTAAATCACCTTGTAATAGGCATTGCAGTCTAGATGAAAATGACATTTGTTTAGGATGTTTCAGAACACTCAATGACATACTCAAATGGCAATCATCAACGACAGCAGAAAGGATTGAAATTCTATCATTATGCCAAAAAAGAAAAGAGCACTATTCGAGGTAG
- a CDS encoding mCpol domain-containing protein has protein sequence MIYITIDGDDIGQMITSSYLKNDIDELSRINHLVNNKTNLIADFLRKQGFSIIFCAADGVAGYIESDEINEMLIFQSIKDIANPELTFSAGLGSTLQESYIALISAKSNGKRCLHKFSDLN, from the coding sequence ATGATCTACATAACAATTGATGGCGATGATATCGGACAAATGATTACATCATCGTATTTGAAAAATGACATAGACGAACTCTCTCGAATCAATCACTTAGTGAACAATAAGACAAATTTAATCGCTGATTTTTTGAGAAAGCAAGGTTTCAGTATCATATTTTGCGCCGCTGATGGCGTTGCCGGGTATATTGAGTCAGATGAAATAAATGAAATGTTAATCTTTCAATCAATCAAGGATATAGCAAACCCCGAGTTGACTTTTTCTGCTGGTCTTGGGTCTACATTACAAGAGTCATACATAGCTCTTATATCAGCTAAGAGTAATGGTAAACGCTGTTTACATAAGTTTTCTGATTTGAATTAA